A stretch of the Musa acuminata AAA Group cultivar baxijiao chromosome BXJ2-7, Cavendish_Baxijiao_AAA, whole genome shotgun sequence genome encodes the following:
- the LOC135617694 gene encoding G2/mitotic-specific cyclin S13-7-like — MASRHQTVVPQQQRGGHVPGGKQKAGAAADGKNRRALGDIGNLVHAQVVEGKLESQINRPITRSFGAQLIANAQAVAAAAAANKKPIAVKANAAVARAGTKPAKKVAVKGKEKKTEDVKVIVISPDKNQEVPKQAADTSRSRTKSTRKKVTTLSSVLTARSKVACGLTDKPKELVDDIDAADTEDELAVVDYVEDIYKFYKSAEHHCRPHDYMDSQVEINAKMRAILADWLIEVHHKFELSPETLYLTFHIIDRYLSMETVLRRELQLVGVSAMLIASKYEEIWAPEVNDFICISDRAYTREQILGMEKAILNKLEWNLTVPTPYVFLVRFLKAAACDQEMERMVFFFAELAMMHYSMIMFCPSMVAAAAVHAARCTLRKSPLWTATLKHHTGFSEQQLLDCTQMLVNSHAAAPEGKLKVVYKKYSSEQFGAVALQPSAAKLVEELKAASL, encoded by the exons ATGGCGTCCAGGCATCAGACCGTCGTCCCGCAGCAGCAGAGAG GTGGGCATGTGCCAGGGGGCAAGCAGAAAGCCGGCGCAGCAGCAGATGGGAAGAATCGCCGAGCCCTTGGAGACATTGGTAATCTGGTTCACGCCCAGGTTGTCGAAGG GAAGCTGGAATCCCAGATCAATCGTCCCATCACCAG GAGTTTTGGTGCTCAACTTATTGCCAATGCACAAGctgtcgctgccgctgctgctgctaacAAG AAACCTATAGCCGTTAAAGCTAATGCAGCAGTCGCTAGAGCTGGCACAAAACCAGCTAAGAAGGTCGCAGTTAAGGGCAAGGAGAAGAAGACAGAGGACGTGAAGGTTATAGTGATAAGCCCCGACAAGAACCAGGAGGTACCCAAGCAAGCAGCTGACACAAGTAGATCCCGCACCAAATCTACCAGGAAGAAAGTCACTACGCTTTCATCTGTTCTCACTGCTCGAAGCAAG GTTGCTTGTGGACTCACTGACAAGCCGAAGGAGTTGGTTGATGACATCGATGCGGCCGATACCGAGGACGAGTTGGCCGTCGTGGATTACGTTGAGGACATCTACAAGTTCTACAAATCTGCTGAG CACCATTGCAGGCCTCACGACTACATGGATTCCCAGGTGGAGATCAACGCCAAGATGAGAGCCATTCTCGCTGACTGGTTAATCGAAGTGCACCATAAGTTCGAGCTGTCGCCTGAGACTCTCTACCTGACATTCCACATCATCGACCGGTATCTTTCGATGGAGACGGTTCTGAGGAGAGAACTGCAGCTTGTGGGGGTGTCTGCCATGCTCATCGCAAGCAAGTACGAGGAGATATGGGCACCAGAG GTGAATGACTTCATTTGCATATCGGACAGGGCTTATACGAGAGAGCAGATCCTTGGAATGGAGAAAGCAATCCTGAACAAGCTTGAATGGAACTTGACAGTGCCGACGCCCTATGTGTTCCTCGTGAGATTTCTGAAGGCTGCAGCATGCGACCAGGAG ATGGAACGCATGGTTTTCTTCTTCGCGGAGTTGGCTATGATGCACTACTCCATGATAATGTTCTGTCCCTCCatggttgctgctgctgctgttcatgCAGCCCGGTGCACTCTGCGGAAGAGCCCTCTCTGGACTGCCACACTCAAGCACCACACAGGGTTCTCGGAGCAACAACTGCT GGATTGCACACAGATGCTGGTGAACTCCCATGCGGCTGCTCCTGAGGGCAAGCTGAAGGTGGTGTACAAGAAGTATTCAAGTGAGCAATTTGGAGCTGTAGCACTGCAACCATCCGCAGCCAAATTGGTGGAGGAGCTGAAGGCTGCATCACTTTAA
- the LOC135617695 gene encoding uncharacterized protein LOC135617695 → MPYLVRDRLFFGDIKAAAEVLKKGSAEITHVLSLLSSASISFFSGWRADMCIPAEEIKKVFVGADGSPRKSLAPEKLLYSLEHAGPELKLVRMAVPLKDTEDEDLLDYLDACLDFIDQGRKEGSVLVHCFAGVSRSAAVITAYLMRTEQKSMEDALESLHEVCDLVCPNDGFLDQLSLFEEMGFKVDTESPIYKRFRLKILGHSYKQGEKIDSFVFGADPGLPPPEFNPSEEALEGNQRSTAYRCKKCRRIVALKENVVSHVAGEGETCFEWQKRKASNRANNRFQEQQCSSLFVEPLKWMTSVEEGALEGKLSCVHCEARLGYFNWSGVQCSCGSWITPAFQIHKSKVDISTV, encoded by the exons ATGCCGTACCTGGTCCGGGATCGCCTCTTCTTCGGCGACATCAAGGCCGCCGCCGAGGTGCTCAAGAAGGGGAGCGCGGAAATCACACACGTCCTGTCACTGCTCAGCTCCGCGTCCATATCCTTCTTCTCCGGATGGAGAGCTGATATGTGCATCCCGGCCGAGGAAATCAAGAAGGTGTTCGTCGGCGCCGATGGCTCCCCGAGGAAGTCGCTGGCGCCGGAGAAGCTCCTGTACTCGCTCGAGCACGCCGGGCCGGAGTTGAAGCTGGTGAGGATGGCGGTGCCGCTAAAGGACACGGAGGACGAGGACCTGTTGGATTACCTCGATGCGTGCTTGGATTTCATCGATCAGGGCAGGAAGGAGGGGTCCGTGTTGGTGCATTGCTTCGCCGGCGTGTCGAGAAG TGCTGCTGTGATAACTGCATATCTTATGAGAACAGAACAGAAATCCATGGAAG ATGCACTTGAATCCTTGCATGAAGTTTGTGACCTGGTTTGTCCAAATGATGGTTTTCTGGATCAG TTAAGTTTATTTGAAGAAATGGGTTTCAAAGTAGATACTGAGAGCCCCATTTACAAGCGCTTCCGTTTGAAAATATTGG GTCATTCTTACAAACAAGGGGAGAAAATAGACAGTTTCGTATTTGGTGCTGATCCTGGTTTGCCGCCGCCAGAGTTCAACCCTTCTGAGGAGGCCCTCGAGGGAAATCAACGTAGCACAGCCTACCGCTGCAAGAAATGCCGGAGGATTGTTGCATTGAAAGAGAATGTTGTCAGCCATGTGGCCGGTGAGGGGGAGACGTGCTTCGAGTGGCAAAAGCGAAAAGCCAGTAACCGGGCTAATAATAGATTTCAGGAGCAACAGTGTTCATCCTTGTTTGTTGAACCCTTGAAGTGGATGACATCAG TGGAAGAAGGTGCACTGGAAGGAAAGCTATCATGCGTGCATTGTGAGGCACGCCTCGGGTACTTCAACTGGTCCGGCGTCCAATGCAGTTGTGGTAGCTGGATCACCCCTGCCTTCCAGATTCATAAGAGCAAAGTTGATATTAGCACGGTGTAG
- the LOC135617696 gene encoding disease resistance protein RGA2-like isoform X1 — protein sequence MAGQAVLSAFMQVLFEKVITAAVDEFRLLRGVRGELQNLATTLSTIQALLEDAEEKQLQDKSVRHWLAKLKDVAYDMDELLDECAAAKIRWEMESRARRCSWKMQVSGCFSHSCWHRSSYHYNLAHRTKAVQERFDRIATERHNLGLQVSGGISQLQITERPQTSSLEDDLKVLGREEDREALISMLLSANNSSHTVTVLPIIGMGGLGKTTLAKSVYNDHRIKQHFQLRMWVCVSENFDETKLTKETLESATREFYATTTNMTLIQEDLFEQLQGKRFLLVLDDVWNEDPIKWYRYRNAIIGGERGSKILVTTRNENVGRIMGGWPSYRLKQLSDDDCWELFRNYAFVGGNSSTHPNLEKIGKMIVKNLKGLPLAAMAIGSLLFSKLEEEEWKSILRSEIWELPADKNNILPALRLSYKQLPSHLKQCFVFCSVFHKDFVFDKDRLVKTWMALGFIQPTGGKRMEDIGSSYFDELVSRSFFQSHKGYYVMHDAIHDLAQSLSVEECHRLECGLRNVGLEKKIRHLSFSCTHSMATSVESFFKFKKLRSLLLLKGYKSRTGGIPDELFLRLKCLRVLKLRRRDIEELPNSIGSLIQLRYLDLANTGIRTLPQSISKLYNLQTLILRNCNFLSEIPCGITNLIHLRHLEATSTLISGIAGLGCLTCLQELERFVVRKNGGFKITELQDMNELRGHLCIQNLESVVDRKEAGEANLHAKEHLSFLSLEWTKDRDLVLEDEILCEEEVLEDLQPHHELRELKVMGYAGTKLPSWIGNPSFCYLETIHLSNLMRCKHLPPLGQLPLLRYLDIGGVPGLVRIGQEFHGRGDIKGFPSLIELVLEDMPALEEWVCSDDDELLPCLTDLGIADCSNLRELPCLPPTIERLRISGVGLTTLPDLRGSDCQFSSLNVYDCPNLTSLQKGLLGQQLKAIEQLAIVDCEELILLPPEGFKDLVSLKSLSIYNCPKLVPLEDDKRLLPRSLTELRISSCSKLINRLLADCKDLASLKHLRVTDCADLYRFPEEGLPTALESLGVFRCYNLLLLPAKLQELHSLKSMVIDNCHQVQCSPEEGLPMELKELLVRGCPLLQEYCLGDGAAGRHKSMHIPWVQFDDVLLRN from the coding sequence ATGGCAGGACAAGCTGTTCTGTCAGCCTTCATGCAGGTGCTCTTTGAGAAGGTGATCACCGCTGCCGTCGACGAGTTCAGATTGCTTCGCGGTGTCCGTGGCGAGCTACAAAACCTGGCGACGACTCTGTCGACGATCCAAGCCCTGCTTGAAGATGCAGAGGAGAAGCAATTGCAGGACAAGTCAGTGAGGCACTGGCTGGCCAAGCTCAAGGATGTGGCCTACGACATGGATGAGTTGCTGGACGAGTGCGCAGCGGCAAAGATCAGGTGGGAGATGgagagcagagctcggagatgcaGCTGGAAGATGCAGGTCAGTGGTTGCTTCTCCCATTCTTGTTGGCACAGGAGCTCGTATCACTACAACTTAGCACACAGAACAAAAGCAGTCCAAGAAAGATTTGATAGGATCGCAACGGAGCGGCACAATCTGGGCCTTCAAGTATCAGGTGGGATAAGTCAACTTCAGATCACAGAGCGGCCGCAGACGAGCTCACTGGAGGATGATCTAAAGGTGTTAGGCAGGGAAGAAGACAGAGAGGCTCTCATAAGCATGTTGCTCTCTGCCAATAATTCAAGCCACACTGTCACCGTCCTCCCCATCATTGGCATGGGAGGGCTTGGAAAGACCACTCTCGCTAAATCTGTCTATAACGATCACAGGATCAAGCAGCACTTCCAATTGCGTATGTGGGTGTGCGTCTCCGAGAATTTCGACGAGACCAAGCTGACGAAAGAGACACTGGAGTCCGCAACCAGGGAATTCTACGCCACCACCACAAACATGACCTTGATCCAAGAGGACCTCTTTGAACAGTTGCAGGGGAAGCGCTTCCTGCTCGTTCTAGACGATGTGTGGAACGAGGATCCTATCAAGTGGTATAGATATCGAAATGCCATCATCGGTGGGGAACGAGGAAGTAAAATCTTGGTGACGACCCGGAACGAGAACGTGGGACGGATCATGGGCGGCTGGCCTTCGTACCGGCTGAAACAACTCTCGGATGATGACTGCTGGGAATTGTTCAGGAACTACGCGTTTGTCGGTGGGAATTCGAGCACACACCCGAATCTTGAGAAGATAGGTAAGATGATAGTGAAGAACTTGAAGGGATTGCCTCTCGCAGCTATGGCAATTGGGAGCTTGCTGTTCTCCAAGCTTGAGGAAGAAGAGTGGAAGAGCATCTTGAGGAGTGAGATCTGGGAGTTGCCGGCGGACAAGAACAACATCTTACCAGCTCTAAGGTTGAGCTACAAGCAATTGCCTTCTCATCTGAAGCAGTGTTTCGTGTTCTGCTCTGTGTTTCACAAGGACTTCGTCTTCGACAAGGATAGACTGGTGAAGACATGGATGGCGCTGGGCTTCATCCAGCCGACGGGAGGCAAACGGATGGAGGACATCGGCAGCAGCTACTTCGATGAGCTTGTCAGCAGATCCTTCTTCCAGTCTCACAAGGGGTACTACGTGATGCATGATGCCATCCATGACCTGGCGCAGTCTCTGTCCGTGGAAGAATGCCACCGGCTGGAGTGTGGCCTCAGAAACGTCGGCCTGGAGAAGAAGATTCGTCATCTATCATTCTCGTGTACTCATTCGATGGCAACTTCAGTTGAGAGCTTCTTCAAGTTCAAGAAACTACGTTCACTTCTGTTGCTGAAAGGGTACAAGTCCAGGACGGGTGGCATCCCCGATGAGCTCTTTCTGAGACTGAAATGCCTGCGTGTGTTGAAGCTGCGCCGAAGAGACATCGAAGAGCTACCGAATTCGATCGGAAGTTTGATCCAGCTCCGGTACTTGGACCTCGCAAATACGGGTATCAGAACACTGCCCCAATCGATCAGTAAGCTATATAATCTACAGACATTGATCCTAAGGAACTGCAATTTCCTATCCGAGATACCTTGTGGTATCACCAATCTGATCCATCTGCGACATCTCGAAGCAACCAGCACGTTGATCTCTGGAATAGCTGGATTAGGATGTCTAACCTGCCTTCAAGAATTAGAACGATTCGTCGTCCGCAAGAATGGTGGATTCAAGATAACGGAGCTGCAAGACATGAATGAGCTTCGAGGACATCTGTGCATCCAGAATCTGGAGAGTGTGGTCGACAGGAAGGAGGCCGGTGAGGCTAATTTACATGCCAAGGAGCACCTCAGTTTTCTCAGTCTGGAATGGACAAAGGACAGAGACCTTGTTCTCGAAGATGAGATCCTCTGCGAGGAGGAGGTGCTCGAAGACCTCCAACCACACCATGAACTGAGAGAGCTGAAGGTCATGGGCTATGCAGGTACCAAGCTCCCAAGTTGGATAGGCAACCCATCATTTTGCTACCTGGAGACCATTCATCTCTCCAACTTGATGAGGTGCAAACACCTTCCACCTCTCGGACAGCTGCCATTGCTCAGATATCTGGACATTGGAGGAGTGCCTGGATTGGTAAGAATTGGTCAAGAGTTCCATGGCAGAGGTGACATCAAGGGATTCCCATCATTGATTGAACTGGTACTTGAGGATATGCCAGCTCTGGAAGAATGGGTGTGCTCAGATGATGATGAGTTGCTCCCTTGCCTCACTGATCTTGGAATCGCGGACTGTTCTAACCTGAGAGAACTGCCCTGCCTTCCTCCAACTATAGAAAGGCTCAGAATCTCTGGTGTGGGGCTTACTACTCTGCCAGACCTGCGTGGTTCAGACTGCCAGTTCTCATCCTTGAATGTGTATGACTGTCCTAACTTAACATCCTTGCAGAAAGGATTGCTTGGGCAACAACTGAAGGCCATTGAGCAATTAGCAATCGTAGACTGTGAAGAGCTTATCTTGCTGcccccagaaggcttcaaagaccTTGTTTCACTCAAGAGCCTCAGCATCTACAACTGTCCAAAGCTCGTGCCTTTGGAAGATGACAAAAGACTTCTTCCGAGATCGCTCACAGAATTGCGAATCAGCTCATGCTCCAAACTGATCAACAGACTGCTTGCAGACTGTAAAGATTTGGCTTCTCTTAAGCATCTGCGGGTCACCGACTGCGCTGACCTCTACCGTTTCCCCGAGGAAGGACTTCCCACCGCGCTCGAATCTTTAGGAGTTTTTCGCTGCTACAATCTCCTCCTTCTGCCTGCTAAGCTGCAGGAGCTCCACTCCCTGAAGTCTATGGTGATTGACAACTGTCACCAGGTGCAGTGCTCGCCAGAGGAGGGCCTTCCCATGGAGCTGAAAGAGCTCCTCGTCCGTGGATGCCCTTTGCTGCAAGAGTATTGTCTTGGGGACGGTGCAGCAGGTCGGCATAAGTCGATGCACATCCCTTGGGTACAATTTGATGATGTACTTCTCAGGAACTGA
- the LOC135617696 gene encoding disease resistance protein RGA2-like isoform X2, which produces MWPTTWMSCWTSAQRQRSGGRWRAELGDAAGRCRIKQHFQLRMWVCVSENFDETKLTKETLESATREFYATTTNMTLIQEDLFEQLQGKRFLLVLDDVWNEDPIKWYRYRNAIIGGERGSKILVTTRNENVGRIMGGWPSYRLKQLSDDDCWELFRNYAFVGGNSSTHPNLEKIGKMIVKNLKGLPLAAMAIGSLLFSKLEEEEWKSILRSEIWELPADKNNILPALRLSYKQLPSHLKQCFVFCSVFHKDFVFDKDRLVKTWMALGFIQPTGGKRMEDIGSSYFDELVSRSFFQSHKGYYVMHDAIHDLAQSLSVEECHRLECGLRNVGLEKKIRHLSFSCTHSMATSVESFFKFKKLRSLLLLKGYKSRTGGIPDELFLRLKCLRVLKLRRRDIEELPNSIGSLIQLRYLDLANTGIRTLPQSISKLYNLQTLILRNCNFLSEIPCGITNLIHLRHLEATSTLISGIAGLGCLTCLQELERFVVRKNGGFKITELQDMNELRGHLCIQNLESVVDRKEAGEANLHAKEHLSFLSLEWTKDRDLVLEDEILCEEEVLEDLQPHHELRELKVMGYAGTKLPSWIGNPSFCYLETIHLSNLMRCKHLPPLGQLPLLRYLDIGGVPGLVRIGQEFHGRGDIKGFPSLIELVLEDMPALEEWVCSDDDELLPCLTDLGIADCSNLRELPCLPPTIERLRISGVGLTTLPDLRGSDCQFSSLNVYDCPNLTSLQKGLLGQQLKAIEQLAIVDCEELILLPPEGFKDLVSLKSLSIYNCPKLVPLEDDKRLLPRSLTELRISSCSKLINRLLADCKDLASLKHLRVTDCADLYRFPEEGLPTALESLGVFRCYNLLLLPAKLQELHSLKSMVIDNCHQVQCSPEEGLPMELKELLVRGCPLLQEYCLGDGAAGRHKSMHIPWVQFDDVLLRN; this is translated from the exons ATGTGGCCTACGACATGGATGAGTTGCTGGACGAGTGCGCAGCGGCAAAGATCAGGTGGGAGATGgagagcagagctcggagatgcaGCTGGAAGATGCAG GATCAAGCAGCACTTCCAATTGCGTATGTGGGTGTGCGTCTCCGAGAATTTCGACGAGACCAAGCTGACGAAAGAGACACTGGAGTCCGCAACCAGGGAATTCTACGCCACCACCACAAACATGACCTTGATCCAAGAGGACCTCTTTGAACAGTTGCAGGGGAAGCGCTTCCTGCTCGTTCTAGACGATGTGTGGAACGAGGATCCTATCAAGTGGTATAGATATCGAAATGCCATCATCGGTGGGGAACGAGGAAGTAAAATCTTGGTGACGACCCGGAACGAGAACGTGGGACGGATCATGGGCGGCTGGCCTTCGTACCGGCTGAAACAACTCTCGGATGATGACTGCTGGGAATTGTTCAGGAACTACGCGTTTGTCGGTGGGAATTCGAGCACACACCCGAATCTTGAGAAGATAGGTAAGATGATAGTGAAGAACTTGAAGGGATTGCCTCTCGCAGCTATGGCAATTGGGAGCTTGCTGTTCTCCAAGCTTGAGGAAGAAGAGTGGAAGAGCATCTTGAGGAGTGAGATCTGGGAGTTGCCGGCGGACAAGAACAACATCTTACCAGCTCTAAGGTTGAGCTACAAGCAATTGCCTTCTCATCTGAAGCAGTGTTTCGTGTTCTGCTCTGTGTTTCACAAGGACTTCGTCTTCGACAAGGATAGACTGGTGAAGACATGGATGGCGCTGGGCTTCATCCAGCCGACGGGAGGCAAACGGATGGAGGACATCGGCAGCAGCTACTTCGATGAGCTTGTCAGCAGATCCTTCTTCCAGTCTCACAAGGGGTACTACGTGATGCATGATGCCATCCATGACCTGGCGCAGTCTCTGTCCGTGGAAGAATGCCACCGGCTGGAGTGTGGCCTCAGAAACGTCGGCCTGGAGAAGAAGATTCGTCATCTATCATTCTCGTGTACTCATTCGATGGCAACTTCAGTTGAGAGCTTCTTCAAGTTCAAGAAACTACGTTCACTTCTGTTGCTGAAAGGGTACAAGTCCAGGACGGGTGGCATCCCCGATGAGCTCTTTCTGAGACTGAAATGCCTGCGTGTGTTGAAGCTGCGCCGAAGAGACATCGAAGAGCTACCGAATTCGATCGGAAGTTTGATCCAGCTCCGGTACTTGGACCTCGCAAATACGGGTATCAGAACACTGCCCCAATCGATCAGTAAGCTATATAATCTACAGACATTGATCCTAAGGAACTGCAATTTCCTATCCGAGATACCTTGTGGTATCACCAATCTGATCCATCTGCGACATCTCGAAGCAACCAGCACGTTGATCTCTGGAATAGCTGGATTAGGATGTCTAACCTGCCTTCAAGAATTAGAACGATTCGTCGTCCGCAAGAATGGTGGATTCAAGATAACGGAGCTGCAAGACATGAATGAGCTTCGAGGACATCTGTGCATCCAGAATCTGGAGAGTGTGGTCGACAGGAAGGAGGCCGGTGAGGCTAATTTACATGCCAAGGAGCACCTCAGTTTTCTCAGTCTGGAATGGACAAAGGACAGAGACCTTGTTCTCGAAGATGAGATCCTCTGCGAGGAGGAGGTGCTCGAAGACCTCCAACCACACCATGAACTGAGAGAGCTGAAGGTCATGGGCTATGCAGGTACCAAGCTCCCAAGTTGGATAGGCAACCCATCATTTTGCTACCTGGAGACCATTCATCTCTCCAACTTGATGAGGTGCAAACACCTTCCACCTCTCGGACAGCTGCCATTGCTCAGATATCTGGACATTGGAGGAGTGCCTGGATTGGTAAGAATTGGTCAAGAGTTCCATGGCAGAGGTGACATCAAGGGATTCCCATCATTGATTGAACTGGTACTTGAGGATATGCCAGCTCTGGAAGAATGGGTGTGCTCAGATGATGATGAGTTGCTCCCTTGCCTCACTGATCTTGGAATCGCGGACTGTTCTAACCTGAGAGAACTGCCCTGCCTTCCTCCAACTATAGAAAGGCTCAGAATCTCTGGTGTGGGGCTTACTACTCTGCCAGACCTGCGTGGTTCAGACTGCCAGTTCTCATCCTTGAATGTGTATGACTGTCCTAACTTAACATCCTTGCAGAAAGGATTGCTTGGGCAACAACTGAAGGCCATTGAGCAATTAGCAATCGTAGACTGTGAAGAGCTTATCTTGCTGcccccagaaggcttcaaagaccTTGTTTCACTCAAGAGCCTCAGCATCTACAACTGTCCAAAGCTCGTGCCTTTGGAAGATGACAAAAGACTTCTTCCGAGATCGCTCACAGAATTGCGAATCAGCTCATGCTCCAAACTGATCAACAGACTGCTTGCAGACTGTAAAGATTTGGCTTCTCTTAAGCATCTGCGGGTCACCGACTGCGCTGACCTCTACCGTTTCCCCGAGGAAGGACTTCCCACCGCGCTCGAATCTTTAGGAGTTTTTCGCTGCTACAATCTCCTCCTTCTGCCTGCTAAGCTGCAGGAGCTCCACTCCCTGAAGTCTATGGTGATTGACAACTGTCACCAGGTGCAGTGCTCGCCAGAGGAGGGCCTTCCCATGGAGCTGAAAGAGCTCCTCGTCCGTGGATGCCCTTTGCTGCAAGAGTATTGTCTTGGGGACGGTGCAGCAGGTCGGCATAAGTCGATGCACATCCCTTGGGTACAATTTGATGATGTACTTCTCAGGAACTGA
- the LOC135617698 gene encoding dihydropyrimidinase-like, with protein MAIRARRPLRSDAFLLLVLFLVSVSCSTSEPQGFCAVGYESDCGLSSEKILVKGGTVVNAHRKEVADVYIEDGIVVSVRPNIKVGDHVKIIDATGKYVMPGGIDPHTHLEMEFMGTVTIDDFFTGQAAALAGGTTMHIDFVIPVNGNLTAGFESYMNKAKKAVMDYGFHMAITKWDEGVSKDMELMVNEHGINSFKFFMAYKGSLMIRDELLLQGLQKCKSLGAIAMVHAENGDAVAEGQKRMIDLGITGPEGHALSRPPVLEGEATARAIRLANFVNTPLYVVHVMSIDAMEEIAKARKAGQRVIGEPVASGLILDDSWLWHPDYTTAAKYVMSPPIRTSGHDKALQAALSTGVLQLVGTDHCAFNSTQKALGSEDFRKIPNGVNGIEERMHLIWDKMVESGQMTVTDYVRVTSTECAKVFNIYPRKGAILEGSDADIIILNPNASFKIAAASHHSRSDTNVYEGTKGKGKVEVTISQGRVVYEDGKLKVTPGSGTYIRMPPFGYLFDGIEKADAAYFASLNAPIQRTKSAA; from the exons ATGGCGATCAGAGCCCGCCGGCCCCTCCGCTCCGATGCCTTCCTCCTCCTTGTCCTCTTTCTTGTATCCGTCTCATGTTCGACCTCCGAGCCGCAAGGG TTCTGTGCTGTTGGGTACGAGTCGGATTGTGGTTTGTCGTCTGAGAAGATCTTGGTCAAGGGGGGAACCGTGGTGAACGCTCATCGCAAGGAGGTGGCGGATGTGTACATCGAGGATGGTATCGTTGTGTCTGTGAGGCCTAACATCAAG GTTGGTGATCATGTGAAAATAATTGATGCAACTGGAAAGTATGTCATGCCAG GTGGAATCGACCCTCACACTCACCTAGAGATGGAGTTTATGGGAACTGTGACGATAGATGACTTTTTCACTGGTCAAGCTGCTGCTTTGGCTGGAGGAACCACCATGCATATTGACTTTGTTATACCAGTTAATGGGAACTTGACTGCAGGTTTTGAGTCATATATGAACAAAGCAAAAAAAGCAGTAATGGATTATGGCTTTCATATGGCCATAACAAAGTGGGATGAGGGAGTTTCAAAGGACATGGAGTTGATGGTTAATGAGCATG GGATCAACTCTTTCAAGTTCTTTATGGCATACAAAGGATCATTGATGATAAGGGATGAGCTCCTACTGCAAGGCTTGCAGAAGTGCAAATCCCTTGGTGCAATCGCGATGGTTCATGCAGAGAATGGAGATGCTGTTGCTGAAGGACAAAAAAGAATGATAGATCTTGGGATAACAGGCCCAGAGGGGCATGCTCTTTCAAGGCCTCCAGTG TTGGAGGGAGAAGCTACTGCAAGAGCTATCCGCTTGGCCAATTTTGTCAATACTCCCTTATATGTGGTTCATGTTATGAGCATTGATGCCATGGAGGAGATTGCCAAGGCCAGAAAAGCAG GGCAAAGGGTCATTGGTGAACCTGTAGCTTCTGGGTTAATCCTTGATGATTCTTGGCTTTGGCATCCTGACTACACTACTGCTGCAAA ATATGTAATGAGCCCTCCGATAAGGACATCAGGACATGATAAGGCTCTTCAAGCTGCCCTTTCAACTGGTGTCTTGCAA CTTGTTGGGACTGATCATTGCGCTTTTAACTCTACTCAAAAAGCTCTTGGTTCTGAAGACTTCAGAAAAATCCCAAATGGTGTCAATG GTATAGAGGAAAGAATGCATCTAATATGGGATAAGATGGTG GAGTCTGGACAAATGACGGTTACTGATTATGTTCGAGTGACAAGCACCGAGTG TGCCAAAGTATTCAACATTTACCCACGTAAAGGAGCTATACTGGAAGGATCTGATGCTGATATAATCATATTAAACCCCAACGCAAGCTTTAAGATAGCCGCTGCTTCTCACCACTCAAGATCCGATACAAATGTGTATGAAGGGACGAAAGGAAAG GGAAAAGTTGAAGTCACTATTTCACAGGGAAGGGTGGTTTATGAAGATGGTAAACTGAAGGTTACCCCTGGCTCTGGCACGTACATAAGAATGCCACCTTTTGGCTATCTTTTCGACGGCATAGAGAAGGCAGATGCTGCATATTTTGCTTCTCTTAATGCTCCAATCCAACGCACAAAATCTGCAGCTTGA